AGATGTTGTAAGTTCCTATTTGCAATATACATCAGTTATCCAGGTCTCTGGACATGTTCTTTTGTTGACATAAAATGATAATGGACATAGGATGATGATGGAAGGAAAAAAGGTCTTGTGCAAGAGGCAAAGCAGCAACTGAAACTAGAAAAAGGAGGGGTAGTTGCTGGGTCTAGAAAAGCAGAGGAAGTGGAACCAGGTGCCACCAAGGTAATGATGGGTGGAGACTTGCTGccattatcatgatttattaaatgACTTGTATGCCAAGATTAACGTGTTGCTAACCATTAATTCTTTTGAAGCTTTGCTAGCTACTACACTGTCTAGATAATGTTTACCTATTCTAGTGATTTTTGTGTAGTTTGCAACACTTTTGGATTACTTGCTTCTTCTTTTGAGAGGTCAAAGGTTTTTTAACATGATGGATCTGTTCTCAAGGTTTTATCAAAGTAAATGAGTACTAGTTGTTAGAActatttgcatataatttgggtcaaTAAGGCTGTGAAAATTGCTGTTTCACATCAACAATCACAGTGTTTCAGTGTTTTTTAGTATTTTGTGGCTTAGAAAAATTTGGCTACTTCGGCTACTTTGATTCATGGAAGTTTCTAGCACCTGATTGTATAATCTCTGGTTTCTTGAATTCTGGCATTAGACTTTGTACCATTAACGTTTCTAATATTTCTATTTCTTTTATTTAAATGGTGTTACTCTAGGTGGTAATCAGCTCAGATGGTATGAAAGGAATAGTTCAAGATAGGATGCCTACCACTAAAGACAATCAAGATTTTCAATCATATGAGATATCTCCATACAAAGACTCTGATGATGAGGATGGGGAGGATGAAAACATGCGCAGAAGAAAGTACATTCCTTCCTGGACTAGGTGAGTACCTTTTTTTATTGATATTCCTAGCAGAAGATAACTAAGTGTTTGGAAAATGGTCCACGCAGGCAGTTCCAAATCTCATTATCAATTTTCAGAAATTTCatgtataatatatacatatatttttgtTTGATTGGCTTTGCTGATGTTATGACAAACTGAGTCACAGAAGAGAGTGCTTGGACCAACTTCTGCTATCACAGCAACATCAAGATCCATCAGAGATTTTTTGCCGTAAGAGTTCATTCAACCTAAGTGACGGTAATGATACAGACCTTGTGCAACAAGAGCATTCTTTCTGAACCAATGCTTGGTATATGTCAACCGTATCTAACTGGTGCcatcttattcttttctttttgcagTTCTATACCTTTCTGTTCTACGGCGGCAGCCATTGTGACATTGTATGATCTCGCTTGATTCAGACAGTGTTGGATATGAAGCAGTTCCTCGATGGTTTGCTTGTTCTACCATTATGTACTCATTCATGTAAGCTTCACAAAGAAGTATTGGATTCTTTCCCCCTCCACATTGTAGTAGGATGTTGTTCCTAAATTTCAAGTATAAGAAGGGAACATTATACAAAATCAAAGAACATGTTTTTTGTGGTATATAATCCAAATTGGAGTTGCACTGTTGTTTCATGATCTGGGAATTTAAAGTAGAGAAGGCTAAAGATTATATGGAGTTGCCCAATTTATCATGTCAATCTAATTTTTTGGATCATGGCTAAGCATAGAGATCTTGTCATGCAACAAACTAATCtaatttttagatcatgatttcgaCACCAGCAGCAGAAGAGAAGAAATAGAAGGGAGTCGGCCAACGGTGTTTTCTGAACAACTTGTAGATTCGTGCATGACTTGATCTGAAAGGATTCTTCCACGTGTTATAGCAGCCTCCATCTTTGACTGTTATCTTAAATGCGCTTCCCGACCGTTGGAAACCCTACCGGCTTTCTATTATTATTACTTAAACTGTCCCCCGCGCCCATTCCCAATCTCCATAACGTTACATCTCCATCTCTATCTCTCTGTGTACTTTGTACTATTCATGTCGGCTTCTTTGTCTCGAACACTTCATCTGCAATATCTCTCCGCTCCTCCCTTTCTTCCATTCGTTGGTACATCTCTCTCTTCTTGAGATCGTTGGCAGTCTTCGACACCATTCCTCGCTCGGTTTCGATGGCCATTGCGTTTGTTGCCCTCCTCGCGCCTCTGCTGTTGCTGCTACCACCATCAGCCTCTTGCGTGGATGTGAGATTCGACTTCGCCTCCTTCTCCTTCCTCAATCTCACCCTCCTCGGCGACTCCTACCTCAGGAACGGCACCATTGGCCTCACCAGGGAGACCGATGTGCCCTCCTCTAGCGCCGGTGCCGCTATCTGCACTCTCCCCATCCGGTTCCTCGACCCGGGGAccgacgccgccgccgcctccttcgCCACCAAGTTCTCCTTCTCCGTCACGAATCCTAATCCCGACTCCTACGGGGATGGGCTCACGTTCTTCGTCTCCCCCGGCAACGCCACCATCGGGAGCACCGGAGGCTACTTGGGCTTGTTCAACCCGTCCGGgaacggcagcggcggcggcaacgGGTCGATCATCGCGATCGAATTCGATGCTCGATTGGATGTGGGGTTGGGTGATCCAAGCGGCAATCATGTTGGTCTTGATGTCGACAGCCCCATTTCCAAGGCCTCGGTCGATCTGACTCCGTATGGCATCGATCTCAAGAGTGGGAAGCTAATCACCGCTTGGGTCGACTACCACCAAAACGTGACTATGCTCAAGGTTTGGCTGGGATACACCGACGTGAAGCCCAAAGATCCAGTTTTGATCACCACAATCGATCTCTCCAAGCATTTCGCGGAGTACATGTACGTTGGTTTCTCGGCGTCCACCGAGGGTAGCACGGAGGTGCACACAATCGAGGGTTGGATCTTCCAGGCCTTCAGTTCCCCCGCCGTCGCAAACACCACCCCCAGTGTTCCTCGCAATGCTTCTGGTGGTTCGTGGAGCGCGATTCCGGCAATACCCATCGCCGATGCTCGCGACAGTCCTCACAGGATGCTCGGCCTAGGACTAGCAATCATTGGCCCCGCGACATTTGCTGTGGCCTTTGCTGTGCTTGTTTGGGTCTCAGCCAAGAAGTGGCTAGAGAAGAAGGCAAGCAAGGAGGTATTCAAGTCCGAGTTCTTGAAAGGCCCAAGGAAGTTCTCTTACAAGGAGCTGAGCTCAGCTACCCGAGGATTCCACAGCAGCAGAATCGTCGGGAACGGAGCCTTCGGGACAGTCTACAAAGCAACCCTTCCTGGATCAGGTTTAACGTATGCGGTGAAGCGGTCCAAGCAAGCCCACCAgagcaagaaggaattcatgggcGAGCTATCCATCATAGCTCGCCTGAGACACAAGAATCTAGTTCAGCTTGAAGGTTGGTGTACAGAGAAGAATGAGTTGCTGCTGGTATACGAGTTCATGACCAACGGCAGCCTCGACAAGATCCTTTACCGAGGACAAGAATCAGGGACCAGCTCGATGTTCAAATGGTCCCAGAGGTACAATGCGGCGATCGGGATTGCCTCGGTTCTGACATACTTGCATCAAGAATGTGAACAGCAAGTGATTCATAGAGACATAAAAACCAGCAACATAATGCTGGATGCTAACTTCAATCCGAGACTGGGAGATTTTGGCCTGGCAAGGTTGATGGATCACAATGAGAGCCCTGTGTCGACTCTAACCGCTGGAACGATGGGCTACCTTGCACCTGAATACCTCCAGTATGGAAAAGCTACTGAGAAGACTGATGTGTTTAGTTATGGAGTTGTGATACTAGAGATCTGTTGTGGCAGGAGGCCAATTGATTCTAAAGACAACAAAGAACACAAGTTGGTCAATTTGGTGGATTGGGTTTGGAGATTGTACTCTGAGGATAGGCTTATTGAAGCTGCAGACAGTAAATTGAATGGGGAGTTCGACGAGGGAGAAATGCTGGGACTTCTGCTCGTGGGTTTGAGCTGTGCAAACCCAAACTGTGCCGAAAGGCCTACCATGAGGAGGGTACTTCAGATTCTCAACCGTGAGGCAGAGCCCATGGCTGTGCCTAAGAAGAAACCACTCCTCATGTTTACTTCAGCTGCCTCTTTCAGCATGAAAGAGATTGTCTCTGACATTGAAGGAAGCACAGTGATCACAATCTCGACCCAAATTTAGTTGAGGTTATTTGTT
Above is a genomic segment from Musa acuminata AAA Group cultivar baxijiao chromosome BXJ3-4, Cavendish_Baxijiao_AAA, whole genome shotgun sequence containing:
- the LOC135634539 gene encoding probable L-type lectin-domain containing receptor kinase S.7; translation: MRFPTVGNPTGFLLLLLKLSPAPIPNLHNVTSPSLSLCVLCTIHVGFFVSNTSSAISLRSSLSSIRWYISLFLRSLAVFDTIPRSVSMAIAFVALLAPLLLLLPPSASCVDVRFDFASFSFLNLTLLGDSYLRNGTIGLTRETDVPSSSAGAAICTLPIRFLDPGTDAAAASFATKFSFSVTNPNPDSYGDGLTFFVSPGNATIGSTGGYLGLFNPSGNGSGGGNGSIIAIEFDARLDVGLGDPSGNHVGLDVDSPISKASVDLTPYGIDLKSGKLITAWVDYHQNVTMLKVWLGYTDVKPKDPVLITTIDLSKHFAEYMYVGFSASTEGSTEVHTIEGWIFQAFSSPAVANTTPSVPRNASGGSWSAIPAIPIADARDSPHRMLGLGLAIIGPATFAVAFAVLVWVSAKKWLEKKASKEVFKSEFLKGPRKFSYKELSSATRGFHSSRIVGNGAFGTVYKATLPGSGLTYAVKRSKQAHQSKKEFMGELSIIARLRHKNLVQLEGWCTEKNELLLVYEFMTNGSLDKILYRGQESGTSSMFKWSQRYNAAIGIASVLTYLHQECEQQVIHRDIKTSNIMLDANFNPRLGDFGLARLMDHNESPVSTLTAGTMGYLAPEYLQYGKATEKTDVFSYGVVILEICCGRRPIDSKDNKEHKLVNLVDWVWRLYSEDRLIEAADSKLNGEFDEGEMLGLLLVGLSCANPNCAERPTMRRVLQILNREAEPMAVPKKKPLLMFTSAASFSMKEIVSDIEGSTVITISTQI